CTATTGCTAGCAATTCCCCCACTCACCCTTAACCTTACAATCGCCTCTGACATGTCAAATGCTAGAGTAGAAACCTTTGGAGACACCTGCAATATAAAATGAACAGAAGTTGATAGAGTTATATATTGTTAGACCAGAAAGCCTGGAGAACTCAtcagaaaatataaagaagGGACGAGTAAATGATCTTACAAAGCCAAAACCGCCAAGCTCGTAAGTAGGTCCTGCAATATTAAAGCCTGTGCAGTATTTTTCCAATAAAACCTTAGCGTAAGGCATCAAAATGAAAGCAGCTATGATATTGCCACTTGCTAGAGCCTCTGCATGATCATCAATTGAGGCTATACTTCCGATATTCTTTGGCTTGAAACCCAAAACTTTCACCAAATACTGGATAACAAATGAACTTCCATCATAACCAATGGCCGCGTTTGTCCTTCttagcatattaatatatgttttagATGGTTTTATATGTGAATTGGTCATCAGAGAAGTGAAGCTTGTCGTGAAAGTTGCGCTAACTACTAGCATTAGTAATAACCATGGCGCCAGCACAAAATGAGACAAACTGCTATTCGGTCTTTCTCCTGCAAAATGAAGGGTATGAATTTAAGCTTAAGCGAATGAATCAATAATTAGCATTTCAAAGGCTATGTAAAAGAGATAAATGTCATAATTagaacaaatatacaacaaATTTTAGATGAGCAAAACCTTGAGACCTAGAAATATGTTTCCCACCC
The sequence above is drawn from the Ricinus communis isolate WT05 ecotype wild-type chromosome 7, ASM1957865v1, whole genome shotgun sequence genome and encodes:
- the LOC112535545 gene encoding glutamate receptor 3.2-like translates to MVVTTEANKSQPWLYISIFTPGMWFLFAATSFFNGFVIWVVEHQNHNESGGSPASDAATVSPARHLTSYFLFAFATLYYGQRERPNSSLSHFVLAPWLLLMLVVSATFTTSFTSLMTNSHIKPSKTYINMLRRTNAAIGYDGSSFVIQYLVKVLGFKPKNIGSIASIDDHAEALASGNIIAAFILMPYAKVLLEKYCTGFNIAGPTYELGGFGFVSPKVSTLAFDMSEAIVRLRVSGGIASNRGKNALLL